Proteins from a genomic interval of Sphingobacterium sp. SYP-B4668:
- a CDS encoding SusC/RagA family TonB-linked outer membrane protein, with product MNSYIIRVIAIGLQLFVLGLSFTSAQSYSLPAKGKVTDVYGKPLKGVSVKSEKGKNGTSTDVLGHYDIIVDDGSLALTFSADSYRTKTVKINSESDMDVQLELDIHSLDNVIPLGWDEQPKRLMTSTVSVVTGEELERAPVANLTLGFAGRFSGLTTQETSSELSRANTNFYVRGFSTSRSGGPLVMVDGIMIPYNANQTLDYISPNEIESVVLLKDGLDQAMYGILGGNGVLLVKTKRGQKGDIEINTRLDHSVQQVTTRPNMMSSGEYVALRQEAWHNDYKSQANYKPLYTEEQIQKFVSGSDPLYPNNNWYDYYFRELSNMQRVGLNVSGGSDRVQYYSNVNFMHQAGYFNTDQEDYRTNPYNVWANYRSNVDMKINKYLSAYVRLAGNVKREHTPGEGNATIYSSIFHLPPSMYGPLTPEAFDPETGEELSNSKQVITSGDVTNPTYGMLNRRGYRNHTVTNIFSQFGANLDLSFLVDGLSASGLFSYQTNTVGSMNTLQDYQRMRRNTINLDELSFSPVYTNVNEPLGYSKSSSHYYHLSYQGQLSFNRKFDKHQISSTGYFFYQNLIKADNGSPGLFPYNRMSSGVKAQYAYDERYIVDLIGGYSGSEQFAKDRRYTFTPGIGLAWALTNEAFMKDVSWLSLAKFRGTWSKTATDQNGQGRFSYIDDVTVGRGGPIAYLQYLVSENRFGNPMYEAEQIEKRNIGVDIGLFNLITITADLFDERTDNMMVGATSAIPTFQGIPLGNYPNLNVGVFENKGYELTLDVKKSLNQDWFIGFGGHLSKTKNNIVSNNEAERAEDYIYPFRSQGFSVGQAFGYVIDHSKGNGYINTAEELSNSPKYERSKRLGDFLYQDLNADGVIDDRDRVPLGTGAIPTYSYGIYGKVNYKNVDLNVLFQGVGGYSRIVTGWGVQEHHYEGIYANIHKQAWTEERYQSGAPILYPALSTNATASHEGNDFYVNNMSYLRLKNLEIGYSMPLRIAHKMGAEKIRFLLSGQNLLTWSHMKTDDFGPEGGGFGAIPVYRVYNLGVSLTF from the coding sequence ATGAATAGTTACATTATTCGAGTAATAGCCATAGGTCTTCAATTATTTGTTTTAGGTCTATCTTTTACTTCGGCGCAATCATACTCACTTCCCGCAAAGGGAAAGGTGACAGATGTCTATGGAAAGCCATTGAAGGGAGTGTCTGTCAAGTCAGAGAAAGGAAAAAATGGGACATCCACAGACGTCTTAGGACACTATGATATTATAGTGGATGACGGTAGTTTGGCTTTGACTTTTTCAGCCGATTCTTACAGGACCAAAACGGTCAAAATTAATAGCGAATCTGATATGGATGTCCAGTTGGAACTTGACATTCATAGTTTAGATAATGTTATCCCGTTAGGCTGGGATGAGCAGCCCAAGCGTCTGATGACCAGTACGGTTTCTGTCGTCACTGGGGAGGAGTTGGAACGAGCTCCCGTTGCGAATTTGACATTGGGATTTGCAGGACGTTTTTCGGGCTTAACCACGCAAGAAACCTCTTCAGAATTGTCCCGGGCCAATACCAACTTTTATGTTAGGGGATTTTCGACTTCAAGGTCGGGGGGACCACTGGTCATGGTAGATGGCATCATGATTCCCTACAATGCCAATCAAACTCTTGACTACATCTCACCAAACGAGATTGAATCTGTTGTCCTACTTAAGGATGGTTTGGATCAAGCAATGTATGGTATATTAGGAGGGAATGGGGTCCTGTTGGTTAAAACCAAACGTGGGCAGAAAGGAGATATTGAAATCAATACCCGCTTGGACCACTCGGTACAACAGGTTACCACTCGACCCAATATGATGTCATCGGGTGAGTATGTCGCACTTCGTCAAGAAGCATGGCATAATGATTACAAGAGTCAAGCGAATTATAAACCGCTCTATACCGAAGAGCAAATACAAAAATTCGTATCAGGCTCTGACCCTTTGTATCCCAATAACAATTGGTATGACTACTATTTTCGTGAACTCTCAAATATGCAGCGTGTTGGACTTAATGTCTCTGGAGGGAGCGATCGAGTACAGTATTACTCGAATGTTAATTTTATGCACCAAGCAGGATATTTTAATACGGATCAAGAAGACTATCGGACCAATCCATATAATGTATGGGCCAATTATAGGTCCAACGTGGATATGAAAATAAATAAATATTTGTCTGCGTATGTACGATTGGCGGGAAATGTCAAGAGAGAGCATACTCCAGGGGAGGGAAATGCAACTATATACAGTAGCATTTTTCATCTTCCTCCGAGCATGTATGGTCCGCTAACCCCCGAAGCCTTTGATCCAGAGACCGGAGAAGAGCTGTCCAATAGCAAGCAGGTGATTACCTCCGGAGATGTTACTAACCCAACCTACGGTATGTTGAATAGGAGAGGATATCGTAATCACACCGTCACCAATATCTTTTCGCAGTTTGGAGCTAATCTGGATTTGAGTTTTTTGGTAGATGGATTATCAGCTAGTGGTTTATTTTCCTACCAGACGAATACAGTAGGAAGCATGAATACCCTACAGGATTATCAGCGAATGCGTCGTAATACCATTAATTTAGATGAATTGAGTTTTTCGCCCGTTTATACCAACGTAAATGAACCATTAGGCTATTCCAAATCGAGCTCTCATTACTATCACTTGTCGTACCAAGGACAGCTTAGTTTCAATAGAAAATTTGACAAACACCAAATCAGTAGTACCGGATACTTTTTCTACCAAAATCTGATCAAAGCAGATAATGGCAGTCCGGGGCTTTTTCCATACAATAGGATGAGTTCTGGAGTCAAAGCACAGTATGCCTATGACGAGCGGTATATCGTAGATTTAATTGGGGGATATTCAGGGTCAGAGCAGTTTGCCAAAGACCGTCGTTATACCTTCACTCCAGGTATTGGCTTGGCTTGGGCCTTGACCAATGAAGCGTTTATGAAAGACGTCTCTTGGTTATCGTTGGCCAAATTTCGAGGAACATGGTCTAAGACCGCTACCGATCAAAATGGTCAAGGACGATTTTCATATATCGATGATGTAACGGTAGGCCGTGGTGGACCTATCGCATATCTCCAATACCTCGTCAGCGAAAATAGATTTGGAAATCCTATGTATGAAGCCGAACAGATTGAAAAAAGAAATATTGGTGTGGATATCGGCCTGTTTAATTTAATCACTATCACGGCTGATTTGTTTGATGAGCGTACAGACAATATGATGGTGGGGGCCACTTCGGCAATCCCTACATTTCAAGGTATACCTCTTGGAAACTATCCCAACTTGAATGTCGGTGTTTTTGAAAATAAAGGCTATGAACTTACTTTAGATGTTAAGAAATCCCTGAATCAAGATTGGTTTATTGGTTTTGGAGGGCATCTCAGCAAAACTAAGAATAACATAGTAAGCAATAATGAGGCTGAGCGAGCCGAAGATTATATCTATCCATTCCGTTCACAAGGTTTTTCAGTAGGTCAAGCATTTGGATACGTAATCGATCATAGTAAAGGCAATGGATATATCAATACCGCTGAAGAACTTAGTAATAGCCCGAAATATGAGCGTTCCAAGCGCCTAGGGGATTTTCTCTACCAAGATTTAAATGCAGATGGAGTGATTGACGATCGAGATAGGGTACCTCTTGGTACAGGTGCCATCCCGACCTATTCGTACGGAATTTATGGAAAAGTAAACTATAAAAACGTTGACTTGAATGTCCTATTTCAAGGAGTAGGTGGATATTCTCGCATTGTGACCGGTTGGGGAGTTCAAGAACATCATTATGAAGGCATCTATGCAAATATTCATAAACAAGCATGGACAGAAGAAAGATATCAAAGCGGAGCTCCAATCTTATATCCAGCATTGTCAACAAATGCTACCGCAAGTCACGAAGGGAATGACTTCTATGTCAATAATATGTCCTATCTACGTCTTAAAAATCTAGAGATAGGCTATAGTATGCCCTTACGTATTGCGCATAAAATGGGAGCTGAAAAGATTCGATTTTTGCTAAGCGGACAGAATTTGTTGACTTGGAGTCATATGAAAACCGATGATTTCGGTCCAGAAGGAGGAGGTTTCGGTGCGATACCAGTCTATCGCGTGTACAATTTAGGAGTCAGTCTTACTTTTTAA
- a CDS encoding RagB/SusD family nutrient uptake outer membrane protein yields MKIKKYIIGFCVTILLLSCNKTLDMAPDGKMDLSEVFEDHIKVGAFLNSCYSNMSGKGVRYFFWSRGPVVWSDEAWDGDAEAEPTLTSGRLYNGNASAGNHPIETPASVEAGNGDYWNRYWASIRNCSIFISEIDKAQVNSEEERNRWKAEAHVLRAYYYHELLKWYGNAIPILREPIHFAADFSTLVKPTYYEIVKFIEEDCNAGLQSQYLPWRISNGESYRVTKALAEAIKSKMFLFAASPMNNIGKDHWEEAYQINKQSLQNLRNNGYELYKKVNFPQTYQSDVSFLGPENSKYAGVYNEYFTRGMSFSISQVDLETIYQSREGQGNIWNIDGVGAQDSYKSGTSPTQELVDAYETLDGQTILNLENPYLDEKHLQPNYNSQNKLYNPNNPYANRDPRFYASIYHNGSKRKALWNFIEVPQSPENYPGGIGNRTRIITTYVGEPQTGIHPTARRATRTGYYHRKFLHPNSGNDNPVAGAGWKYFRLGEIILNFAEAAAEAGHLDEAREAVNEIRSRVNMPELPNGLNKEQLILRIRNERRVELAFEECRYFDVRRWSQPDGDLSKTDKWVTAMEIVKGKDGTFTYNRRTVRTLERRNYTNAYLLLPIPLNEASRLESITGVVWQNPGW; encoded by the coding sequence ATGAAAATTAAAAAATATATAATAGGATTTTGTGTGACCATATTATTGTTGTCATGCAACAAAACGTTGGATATGGCGCCAGATGGAAAAATGGACTTATCCGAGGTTTTTGAGGATCACATAAAGGTAGGTGCATTTTTAAATAGCTGCTATTCCAATATGTCCGGTAAGGGCGTTCGTTACTTTTTCTGGTCGAGAGGTCCCGTGGTGTGGAGTGATGAAGCTTGGGATGGAGACGCTGAGGCCGAGCCTACATTGACTTCCGGCAGACTTTATAATGGTAATGCTTCAGCAGGAAATCATCCTATAGAAACCCCGGCCTCTGTAGAAGCAGGTAATGGAGACTACTGGAATCGGTACTGGGCAAGCATTCGCAATTGCAGTATTTTTATCTCCGAAATTGACAAGGCACAGGTGAATAGTGAAGAGGAGCGTAACCGTTGGAAAGCAGAAGCTCATGTGCTCCGCGCTTACTATTATCATGAATTACTGAAATGGTATGGAAATGCCATACCTATTCTTCGCGAGCCTATACATTTTGCTGCGGATTTTAGTACGCTCGTGAAACCGACTTATTATGAGATTGTCAAATTTATCGAAGAAGATTGCAATGCAGGTTTGCAATCCCAATATCTCCCATGGCGCATAAGCAACGGCGAGTCATATCGTGTTACAAAAGCATTGGCCGAGGCTATTAAATCCAAGATGTTTTTGTTTGCAGCTAGTCCGATGAACAATATCGGCAAGGACCATTGGGAAGAGGCATACCAAATAAATAAACAGTCTCTACAAAATTTGAGAAACAACGGATATGAATTGTATAAAAAAGTAAATTTCCCCCAGACCTATCAATCTGATGTGTCATTCTTGGGACCTGAAAATAGTAAATATGCGGGGGTGTATAATGAATACTTTACTCGTGGGATGTCTTTTAGTATTTCTCAGGTCGATTTGGAGACTATTTATCAAAGTCGAGAAGGCCAGGGAAATATATGGAATATCGATGGAGTTGGTGCACAGGATAGTTACAAAAGTGGGACCTCTCCCACACAAGAGTTGGTCGATGCCTACGAAACCCTGGATGGGCAAACTATATTAAATTTAGAAAATCCGTATTTGGATGAGAAGCACCTCCAACCCAACTATAATTCTCAAAATAAATTGTATAACCCCAATAATCCCTATGCTAATCGTGACCCTAGATTTTACGCATCTATATATCACAATGGGTCGAAGCGTAAAGCACTTTGGAATTTTATAGAAGTCCCGCAGTCTCCTGAAAATTATCCTGGAGGGATTGGAAATCGAACCCGTATTATAACGACTTACGTTGGTGAACCACAAACGGGTATACACCCTACCGCCCGTCGTGCTACGAGAACAGGATACTACCATCGCAAATTCTTGCATCCTAACTCTGGAAATGATAACCCTGTCGCTGGGGCAGGTTGGAAGTATTTCCGTCTCGGTGAGATCATACTAAACTTTGCCGAGGCTGCGGCTGAGGCCGGACATCTTGATGAGGCCAGGGAAGCTGTAAATGAAATCCGAAGTCGGGTCAATATGCCTGAATTACCGAATGGGTTGAATAAAGAACAATTGATTTTACGGATTCGGAATGAGCGACGTGTAGAACTAGCATTTGAAGAGTGTCGCTACTTTGATGTCCGTAGATGGAGCCAACCTGATGGTGATCTTTCCAAGACCGATAAATGGGTCACGGCTATGGAAATCGTGAAGGGTAAAGACGGGACATTTACTTATAATAGGAGGACAGTGCGGACATTAGAACGACGCAACTATACTAATGCCTATCTCTTACTCCCCATTCCGTTAAATGAAGCAAGTCGATTGGAATCTATTACAGGCGTGGTGTGGCAAAATCCCGGGTGGTAA
- a CDS encoding SusC/RagA family TonB-linked outer membrane protein produces the protein MNCLIKRIAILVFIFLFNGISLLAQEDLQVEGTVLDSESKVPISGVTVRLSNSTEVTSTNSKGQYVIKARRNGNLTFDFIGYKRQEVKVDGARTININLISENRAIDEVVVVAYGEQKKISVTGAISSVSGEELRKSSSANFTATLAGRISGLTAIQSGGGQPGVDNATLYLRGAATTNGKSPLILIDGVPRDNLQALDASEVESVTTLKDASATAVFGVRGANGVLLITTRRGVAGKTEFSASLDQSYSAFTREPERLHSWEYIDLRNEASLNDQMPLRFSSQTREKFVNPLLGLDPNDPDYESKVKVLQYIYPDHDYYRMFIRRYTPQSRVNVTASGGTEKVKFFVNTAYLHQGGNLNVEPESKLGYNSASKLDRYNFRANLDYDISSSFKTYLNLGSYIEQVNMPSASAYPSSSPSWMMRDIFFQAQSILPITPGPLTIDGFGVEPGQIVDPGYLDRSAFEVMNRMGYRNTMRSNLNGTFGADWNLATLITKGLSLKGMISYDSYASTTVQGAKLEPLYRATVNYDTDELSYTVFRPDENRLSVGRSVSSRYNINVQGSLHYKRNFGKHDVTGLILGQRDFWETNGGEIPYNVIGLVGRTTYGYDNRYLAEINMGYNGSEQFSPTKRFGFFPAFSLGWVLSNERFLKEHPVLTNLKLRGSHGKVGNDQMDGKRFLYQSDITMGGGPLGSLSQGRGVNQGLLGNPNITWETAKKTNVGLDVQLFKDLDLAFDVYQERRSDILLTRGTVPSLQGVPLGNIPKVNMGIVNNKGFEIEYHYRKIFSDKLTLRSNGNLGFNKNKVVFLDEARRGESYSYRYTTTGFPLHQAWGHRIDYSNGNGYFNSKEELDEYLSRITYSFGVPRVGDFKYIDLNQDEVIDDKDVAPIKNSAIPGIIYGFDVGGTYKNWDFTVFFQGVGRYSTNFAEQGVWETTKEGNYFGYHRTAWTEERYKNGENITYPALSTQLNTNHRANDFFIMDRSFIRLKNVELAYTFNQKFLSHLGIKHLRAYISGQNLVTWDKLKMTHHDPEYNDAIGYPITKMYSFGCNIRF, from the coding sequence ATGAACTGTTTAATAAAAAGGATTGCCATCCTTGTCTTTATTTTCTTGTTTAATGGTATTTCTCTTCTCGCTCAGGAGGATTTACAAGTAGAAGGAACCGTATTGGATTCCGAGAGCAAAGTTCCTATTTCGGGTGTTACTGTAAGACTGAGTAATTCGACAGAGGTTACTTCGACTAATAGTAAAGGGCAATATGTTATAAAAGCCCGACGCAATGGGAATCTAACTTTTGATTTTATAGGGTACAAGAGGCAGGAGGTTAAAGTGGATGGGGCTCGGACAATTAATATCAATCTGATTTCCGAAAATAGGGCCATTGATGAGGTAGTCGTCGTGGCATACGGTGAACAAAAAAAGATATCAGTGACTGGTGCTATAAGTAGTGTTAGCGGAGAAGAATTAAGGAAATCTTCGTCGGCAAATTTCACAGCTACTTTAGCGGGTCGAATATCGGGATTGACTGCAATACAATCGGGCGGAGGGCAGCCTGGGGTAGACAATGCTACATTGTATTTGCGAGGGGCGGCTACCACTAATGGAAAATCTCCTTTGATTTTGATAGATGGGGTGCCTCGGGACAATCTCCAAGCATTAGATGCATCTGAAGTAGAATCAGTCACCACCTTAAAGGATGCGTCAGCGACAGCAGTATTCGGGGTCCGCGGCGCTAATGGAGTACTTCTCATTACTACCCGAAGAGGAGTTGCCGGTAAAACAGAATTTAGTGCCTCGCTTGATCAGAGTTACTCAGCCTTCACCCGCGAACCCGAGCGGCTGCACTCTTGGGAATATATAGATCTTAGAAATGAAGCTTCTCTGAATGATCAGATGCCTCTCCGTTTCAGTAGTCAAACCAGGGAGAAATTTGTTAATCCTCTACTCGGTTTAGATCCCAATGATCCTGACTACGAGTCAAAAGTAAAGGTGCTCCAGTATATTTATCCGGATCATGATTATTATCGAATGTTTATTCGTCGATATACACCCCAATCTAGAGTGAACGTAACAGCATCTGGAGGGACAGAAAAGGTCAAATTTTTTGTCAATACAGCCTATCTACATCAGGGAGGCAATCTAAATGTAGAGCCCGAATCCAAGCTTGGCTACAATTCAGCTTCCAAGTTGGATCGATATAACTTTCGCGCAAATTTGGACTACGACATTTCTAGTTCATTTAAAACCTATTTAAATCTAGGAAGTTACATCGAACAAGTCAATATGCCTTCTGCGTCAGCTTATCCTTCAAGTAGTCCGAGTTGGATGATGCGGGATATTTTCTTTCAAGCGCAATCTATATTACCTATCACCCCCGGGCCACTTACTATTGATGGATTTGGGGTAGAGCCAGGACAAATCGTTGATCCGGGCTATTTAGATCGGTCCGCATTTGAAGTCATGAATCGCATGGGATATCGGAATACCATGAGATCAAATCTGAACGGAACCTTCGGAGCAGATTGGAATTTAGCAACATTGATTACTAAAGGCCTGTCGCTAAAGGGTATGATTTCTTATGATTCATATGCAAGTACCACAGTTCAGGGTGCAAAATTGGAGCCTTTATATCGAGCCACAGTCAACTATGATACCGATGAATTGTCTTATACTGTGTTTCGTCCAGATGAGAATCGATTATCAGTAGGTCGTAGTGTCTCCTCTAGATACAATATTAACGTTCAAGGGTCTCTCCATTATAAAAGAAATTTTGGCAAACATGATGTAACAGGGCTGATACTGGGCCAGCGTGATTTTTGGGAGACTAATGGTGGTGAGATTCCTTATAATGTCATAGGTCTTGTCGGAAGGACTACTTATGGATACGATAATCGTTACCTCGCCGAGATTAATATGGGGTATAATGGCTCCGAACAGTTTTCTCCTACAAAGAGATTTGGATTCTTTCCCGCATTTTCGCTTGGATGGGTACTCAGTAATGAGCGCTTCCTCAAGGAGCATCCCGTGCTTACAAACTTGAAGCTGAGAGGGTCGCATGGTAAAGTCGGTAATGATCAAATGGACGGCAAGCGTTTTCTTTATCAAAGTGATATCACTATGGGTGGTGGGCCTTTGGGGAGTTTGTCTCAAGGACGGGGCGTGAACCAAGGGCTATTGGGTAATCCAAACATTACTTGGGAAACAGCTAAAAAGACGAATGTCGGTCTAGATGTTCAATTATTTAAAGATTTAGATCTAGCATTTGATGTATACCAAGAGCGTCGGTCGGATATACTCCTCACTAGAGGGACGGTACCAAGTCTTCAGGGGGTGCCTTTAGGTAACATTCCCAAAGTCAATATGGGAATTGTCAATAATAAAGGGTTTGAAATCGAGTATCACTATAGAAAGATATTTAGTGACAAATTGACCCTGAGGTCTAATGGTAATTTGGGTTTTAATAAGAATAAAGTTGTTTTCTTAGATGAGGCTAGACGTGGTGAATCATATAGCTATCGCTATACCACAACAGGGTTTCCGTTACACCAAGCGTGGGGACACCGAATAGATTACAGCAATGGTAACGGATATTTCAATTCTAAAGAGGAGTTAGACGAATACCTCTCGCGTATCACATACAGCTTTGGAGTACCTCGAGTGGGAGATTTCAAATACATTGATCTTAATCAAGATGAAGTGATTGACGATAAGGATGTGGCCCCTATAAAGAACTCTGCAATTCCGGGAATCATTTATGGATTTGATGTGGGTGGGACATACAAGAATTGGGACTTTACCGTCTTTTTTCAAGGAGTAGGTCGTTATTCGACAAACTTTGCCGAGCAAGGTGTCTGGGAGACAACAAAAGAGGGTAATTACTTTGGATATCACCGTACTGCCTGGACAGAAGAACGCTATAAAAATGGTGAAAACATTACCTACCCAGCATTAAGTACGCAGCTCAATACCAATCATAGAGCAAATGATTTTTTTATCATGGATAGGTCTTTTATCCGGCTGAAGAATGTTGAATTAGCTTATACCTTTAATCAAAAATTTCTCAGTCATTTAGGAATAAAACATCTTCGTGCCTACATCTCTGGACAAAATCTTGTCACATGGGATAAATTGAAGATGACCCATCATGACCCTGAATATAACGATGCTATCGGATATCCCATTACGAAGATGTATAGTTTCGGATGCAATATTAGATTTTGA
- a CDS encoding FGGY-family carbohydrate kinase — protein MERSLIPTIAIFDVGKTNKKLFLFDEHYNLVFERTARFIETVDEDGDPCENIESLRLSIFDSLHEVFTKRQFDVKAINFTSYGASLVHLDEDGRPLTPLYNYLKAYPEELQDQIYAKFGGREQFLLDTASPSLGSLNSGFQLYRLKQRNPEVFKRLKYSLHLPQYLSYLVSGQIYSDMTSIGCHTALWDFSKQSYHDWVISEGLIDKLAPIVKGEAVFPATFPGSNYSVGIGLHDSSAALIPYILNFKEPFILISTGTWCISFNPFNNDTLTPDELNQDCLFYMTYTGVPVKASRLFAGHEHEIQLKRIADHFDVTTAKFRNINVDWEIIDDLQTRFTFDGTSLAAFGQRVLSDFEDSIVAYHALILDLVASQVVATNLVLGDQKIRRIFVDGGFSKNNIYMNLIAKTFSDVEVYAASMAQATAIGAALVMHNHWNEHTIPSDIIELRFYRGGES, from the coding sequence ATGGAACGGAGTCTGATTCCCACCATCGCAATATTCGATGTAGGTAAAACCAATAAAAAATTATTCCTATTTGATGAACATTACAATCTCGTATTTGAACGGACAGCTCGTTTTATAGAAACTGTTGATGAAGACGGCGATCCGTGTGAGAATATAGAAAGTCTTAGACTTTCTATATTTGATTCTCTGCATGAGGTTTTTACGAAGAGGCAATTTGATGTCAAGGCTATAAATTTTACTTCGTATGGGGCAAGTTTGGTGCATTTGGATGAGGATGGGCGGCCACTCACTCCGCTATATAACTATCTAAAGGCCTATCCAGAGGAGCTTCAGGATCAAATCTATGCGAAATTTGGTGGCCGTGAACAGTTCTTATTAGATACAGCTTCTCCCTCTTTAGGGAGCTTGAATTCCGGCTTCCAATTGTATCGTCTAAAACAACGTAACCCTGAAGTTTTTAAACGGCTAAAGTATAGCCTCCACCTTCCTCAATACCTCAGCTACCTTGTCTCCGGACAAATATATTCGGATATGACTAGTATTGGTTGCCATACGGCCCTATGGGACTTTAGTAAGCAAAGCTATCATGATTGGGTCATTAGTGAGGGGCTCATTGACAAACTTGCTCCTATAGTCAAAGGAGAAGCGGTATTTCCCGCGACTTTTCCTGGTAGCAATTATTCTGTTGGCATTGGATTGCATGATAGTTCAGCAGCTTTAATTCCTTATATATTGAATTTCAAGGAGCCTTTTATCCTTATATCAACGGGCACATGGTGTATTTCTTTCAATCCGTTTAATAACGATACACTGACACCCGATGAGTTAAATCAAGACTGTCTTTTTTACATGACGTATACAGGCGTACCTGTAAAAGCTTCTCGTCTATTCGCAGGTCATGAGCATGAGATTCAGCTCAAGCGGATTGCAGACCACTTTGATGTAACCACTGCTAAATTCAGGAATATAAATGTAGACTGGGAAATTATAGATGATCTGCAAACGCGATTTACATTTGATGGCACTTCTTTAGCTGCTTTTGGTCAACGTGTATTGTCTGATTTCGAAGATAGTATAGTCGCTTATCATGCCCTTATATTGGACCTGGTGGCTTCACAAGTTGTCGCGACTAACCTCGTGCTTGGAGATCAGAAAATACGTCGGATATTTGTCGACGGCGGGTTCAGTAAAAATAATATCTATATGAATTTGATTGCCAAGACATTTAGTGATGTCGAGGTCTACGCGGCTTCCATGGCCCAAGCGACAGCCATAGGTGCTGCCTTAGTGATGCATAATCACTGGAACGAACATACAATTCCAAGTGATATTATAGAACTTCGGTTTTATAGAGGAGGTGAATCCTAA
- a CDS encoding TIM barrel protein, whose amino-acid sequence MRIEQKHIDQHNESLLYTHIRKFNFIKEDILNYELVLQKLMAFQIGIPSWALGTGGTRFGRFSGGGEPATLDQKIEDVGLLHALNKSSGAISLHIPWDIPKDIESIKQLAASYGLKFDAVNSNTFQDQPGQQYSYKYGSLHHVNPAVRRQAIDHNIEVIRQGVALGSTALTIWLADGSSFPGQLNFREAFQNTLESLGEIYKHLPEGWKMFIEYKCFEPYFYSTTIADWGQSLLLANKLGEKAYTLVDLGHHLPNANIEQIVSLLLMEGKLGGFHFNDSKYADDDLTAGSIKPYQLFLIFNELVDGMDLNGLDHATGLGWMIDASHNQKDPLIDLLQSVEAIKIAYAQALLVDRKALRIAQQENDVIQAQEILQYAFRTDVRSLLAEARLRSGAALDPIGLFKELDVRRQLTEERGVDSIATGL is encoded by the coding sequence ATGAGAATAGAGCAAAAGCATATTGACCAACACAATGAGTCACTTTTGTACACGCACATCCGAAAATTTAATTTTATAAAAGAAGACATCCTTAATTACGAGCTGGTACTTCAAAAACTCATGGCATTCCAAATTGGTATCCCAAGCTGGGCATTGGGGACTGGCGGAACTCGATTTGGTCGTTTTTCTGGTGGGGGTGAACCTGCAACTCTTGATCAGAAGATTGAAGATGTTGGGTTGTTACACGCTTTAAATAAGTCAAGTGGCGCAATATCCCTTCACATTCCTTGGGATATACCAAAAGACATCGAAAGTATTAAACAGTTGGCAGCATCTTATGGGTTAAAGTTTGATGCGGTCAATTCCAATACTTTTCAAGATCAACCCGGTCAGCAATATAGTTATAAATATGGTTCATTACACCATGTCAATCCTGCAGTTAGAAGACAGGCCATCGATCATAATATTGAAGTTATTCGACAGGGGGTTGCTCTAGGGTCGACAGCGCTGACCATCTGGTTAGCTGATGGATCTTCTTTTCCAGGACAGCTTAACTTTCGTGAAGCTTTCCAAAATACGTTAGAAAGCCTGGGTGAAATATACAAACACCTTCCCGAGGGCTGGAAAATGTTTATCGAATACAAGTGCTTCGAACCCTATTTCTATTCTACTACTATCGCCGATTGGGGGCAGTCCCTGCTATTGGCTAATAAATTGGGTGAGAAGGCATACACATTGGTTGACTTAGGGCATCATCTTCCCAATGCGAATATTGAGCAGATCGTATCTCTACTATTGATGGAAGGTAAGCTAGGTGGATTTCACTTTAATGACAGTAAGTATGCGGATGACGACCTTACTGCAGGCAGTATCAAACCCTATCAACTCTTTTTGATATTTAATGAACTGGTTGATGGGATGGATTTGAATGGCCTAGACCATGCAACAGGACTGGGGTGGATGATAGATGCATCACATAATCAGAAAGATCCTCTTATTGATTTATTGCAATCTGTGGAAGCTATAAAAATTGCATATGCACAAGCCCTGCTTGTAGATCGCAAAGCTCTGAGGATTGCACAGCAGGAGAATGATGTCATTCAAGCTCAGGAAATATTACAATACGCTTTTCGAACGGATGTACGATCCCTTTTGGCCGAAGCAAGATTGCGAAGTGGCGCAGCCCTAGACCCTATTGGGTTGTTTAAGGAGCTGGATGTCCGTAGACAATTGACTGAGGAGAGAGGTGTGGATTCAATCGCGACTGGACTATAG